The Euphorbia lathyris chromosome 4, ddEupLath1.1, whole genome shotgun sequence genomic interval catgtggaaaggtgtttcaacatggtTGGAACACGTTAGTTTGGAATAACAGGCAATTGGGGGCTGATGTTTTTCTTCACATAGCAAGCTATTTCATAAGGGATTGGCAGGAGGCCAAATCGAGGTCTTTCAACGTTTGTAGAGATGCTATTGATTTAGAGGTtttaagtggtttggaaatttggcctaaacttgcggTTTCTTATTACAAGGTCAATGTCGATGCTTTTGTCATTCCAGGGTTTGGTTCTTTGGGAATTAGTGACGTGTTGAAGGACTATAATGATTGTTTTTGTGGGGCTTTGGCGTGCCTAGTTCATGGTCCGTTCCAAGCTCGAGAATGAGAAGTTGTTGGTGTGAGGGAGACATTGAGTTTGATCGAGATGAAAGATCTTGGTAATGTTGATTTTGAAACTGATACAACTTTGATCGTTAATCATATCAAATCTCTTAGCTTTCGGGCCTGCTTATGAAATGGTTATAAATGACTTTAAAAGGTTGTTGTTTTCTTACCTAATGTAAAATGCAGTTATATAGACCGTTCTGCGAATATGGTAGTTCATGAACAAGTATGAATTAGTTAGAAATAGTATTTCTTCATTTCTTCATCAAAACTTAAAACTTATGGAATAGACTCGGAGTCCTTTAAATTAAACatactcttttttattatttcaatatTGAATTTCTCTTTCTTTTGGGAAAAAAATCCGTTGATCATAAATGAATTAATATGCTATTTTGATACAATATGCGATAATTTTTAAactattaacaaaaataaagtatTAAGTTTTTAAAATGATAGTGCCAAATATAAATCTAAATATTATAagcaaattataaaattataaattaaataacaatataacaaataacaaaaccCAAAGGAAGGGTCCAATTAATGGAATTCGTAGCTGTGTATTCCAAAGTGAATCtttgaaatttatttatattatgatttttaaatttttaaattttatatttatatgaaaAATTACAAATTAGGGGTCCACCTTGACTTGACTTGATGCCCAACTTTGCCTGTAAAACCAACACATGGAAGAGCACGAAGGATTTGTTTTCTAGAAATAGATAATGTAATTTAACCAAACATAAAACCACAATTAATATGTACATAAACACATTTTATATATGTTATCCGATTTTTCTCGATGCGAGAATCGTTTAAGACTCGAACTCAATATCTAATTTAAATGGTTTGATGCTCTTAATCATTCAAACTAACCAGTAGCGGAGCCAGAATTTGAGATTTGGAGGACTAATTTTAGTTACGTAATTTATGGTAATTTTTTAAACTCCAGTCCGTTAGGGTTGGAAAATTTTTTTAGCATCCAGCATGATAAAGCTGCTTCATTTTTACCAAAGTGaaaaacataaatatatttaattttctatatctTTAATGTTGATTTCTTAAACTAAAACATCTAAATTTTTGTAGTTTTTATGTGTTgaatgtaaaaaaattaaaacttttaaacttaaaagaagtagaaatatttaatgttttataaatctaatattaaattcttaaaaattacatttggaaaaaaaaaaactttaaaagaGTTGTAGGgaaaaaatcaattagaataaaattaatatactaaaattaggGAGCTATAAACTACCGGACACATTTTACTCAAGGATGGAGccggcggccggaggggccGAAGCCCCCGAGCTCTGGACTGGCTCCACCCCTGAAATTAACCTTAATTAGTATCCACAATTTTAATTGATTATAAACAACTgtaaattaaatcaaaacatatatttttttccgAAATGGAAGCCACAGACAAAaattcatagtttttttttttctaaactgATTTAATTAGTTTCTGCTTGATTTTATTGCATTGGTTGATTTGAATTCCGTATAAAGTATTTACATGatgtgatatattttttttttttaggttttGCTATTCATCCtctccaaattacttatcatctCTTTTTTTTCCATTCAAACACTTAATATCATCTCGCTCTCGAATCAAAAATTGGATTTCTGAAAAATGGACCCGAGAACGTCAAGAAAATCGAATAACTATAGTTTCTATTTACACTAATTGAAATTCGTCTCAAAAAACTAATCGATTCaatcaatatataaaaaaaattcatccaaatTGATCTAAACGGGTGATTCACACCACCTGACCTAAGTAgaaacggatgaactacccgtttcTACCTAGGTAGAAACGGGTGGATCACTCGTTTCTACCTAGGCAGAAACGGGTAGTTCATTTGTTTCTGCCAAGGCCAGGTGGTGTGAATCACTCGTTTAGCACATATTCAACGAGTTTTGTCTCCGAATCCGGAGACGGAACTCATGTTTTCGAttcgattttcaaataaaaatacttaTCCGATGAATCATTAGTCTTTTTCCTCTATCGTGTTTAAGTCCCATGAATGTTGTTCAggtttttgaatttcgaaaaaatttgagagaatttcagtttttgaatttaaaaaatgaaaaagccaaAAGTGTTCCAACAGGagtggtgataagtaatttggtgGTGGTGAATAGCaatccacttttttttttaagaaatgtgatatttttttattgcgtatagttttttttaataatgtatttaataaaaaaaattagatatttttaataaagaaaattgaatgatgaaataaaaatgagaaaataaatTCAATTACCCAATAAAATCCAAAAGGGGCTTAATGGAAAAGAAACGTGAAGTTGAGGGCCACAAAGAGTATATTtgagtaaaataaataaataaaaaagtcaaaaaGTATACCTTTCCTTGTATTGTAACCTAATTTAAAATCAATTATAAATCTCTCTCTTTTTGCAATACAGAAAACTGAAATCagagaaaataaatataaaaattaaaaacccaaaactaaaaaaaaaaaaaaaaacttctcacGCGTTTACCACCTCCttccctccttcttcttcttctgctgctTGCTCAAATTCGTCTTcgtcttcttcatcttcttcgttTTTCTCTTCTTCAGGAAAACCCACATTTCTTCTAAATCCTTTGAATTAATCATCGCTTTCCCTCCAAAATTTGCCCTCAAATTTCCCgtctttttattctatttttatttgttgaaaATTCGAGTTCTCTATGTCACAGATCCATGGGCCACCTTCCAATCTCCATTGATAGTCCTTCTCTATTTCCAGATCCATACCAAGGGAGTACACATCACCTCACCTAATCTCCGTTCACCTCCTCAAATCTCTGCCGTCCGATCAGGACTGAAATATCCTCTAgaaaaattgattaaattaaaaaacccCAAATATGAAGAGTACATCGCGGTTCTTCACAATCGGTCTAGTTGCCTCCTGGTACTCATCAAATATTGGGGTTTTGTTACTGAACAAGTACTTGCTCAGCAATTATGGCTTCAAGTATCCGATCTTCCTTACTATGTGCCATATGACCGCTTGTAGTTTGCTTAGCTATATCGCCATTGCTTGGATGAAGATGGTCCCTATGCAGACAATTCGTTCCCGCGTTCAATTCTTCAAGATCACCGCCTTGAGTCTCGTTTTCTGCGTGTCGGTCGTGTTTGGTAATATTTCCTTGAGGTTCTTGCCCGTCTCGTTTAATCAGGCGATTGGTGCTACGACGCCATTTTTCACTGCGGTTTTTGCTTATTTGATGACTCTTAGGAGAGAGGCTTGGCTTACTTATGTCACCTTGGTTCCCGTTGTTACTGGAGTTGTTATTGCCAGTGGGGTATGTTTTTCCCTTCCTTTTTTCCCTTTATGAGAGCTTAAATTATGTGAATTTTGGAGATGGGTTTGCTTTGTTTGTTTCTAAATTAGGTGTTTTTGGAAAGGTTTTTTGAATTATGGTTGATTTAGTTGAATTTTTTAGCTGTTTATAGTAGCTGGAAAACATATGATAATGGAATTCCTGTTAGTTGATCTATTGATGTAATTTAGTTAATTTTAAGTGGAATAGCTTGACTTTTGAACTGAATAGTGGCAAGTATCAAGTGGTCTTTGGTAAGTTACTGGAGGCTCTTGTATTTGTATACCAGAAAATGAATGACTAAGTTGTCTAatctaaagagaaagaaaataaatgaaCTTTTTGGCTTTAATTTGGAGTCTTAGAAATGGAGGTAAATGAAATGTACGAGTTCGGGTGTTTGATTGCCTGTCATACATAGGACTACCACTGCCTTGTCTGATATAGCTGCTTGCATAAGTTGTTCAATTGTATAGTTAGAATATAATCAAATTGCATTACTTGAGCGGAGATAAGAGTTTTCACAAGAATTGGGACTCTCCATTAAGAGTGCCTGGGCATGTTCCGCAGTGCAACCAAAAGTCTCAGTACTAGTTGGATGCTTAAATTTTGGTTGGAGGAAAAGCCAAAGTCTTTTTCCGTTGAATTTCCATTATTGGCAATGAGTACCAGCAATGTTGAAGTTTGGGTGCCATTGTTCTCATTGTGAAGAACTTATTATTTGAgagctttttatttatttacgtcTTTGTGGCGTGTGGTGTGATGGTTACTTTTGTCTTTCTCAGTCCAATTGAATACCCCCTTCCTTGTTTTTGGAGATATGGGGTCTATGTAGTATACAGATGATTCCATTGCTACATACTTATGCTTATCTTGCCTCTGTCCACAGGGTGAGCCAAGCTTTCATCTGTTTGGGTTTATAATGTGTATTGCGGCTACAGCTGCAAGGGCACTCAAATCAGTGCTGCAGGGGATTTTACTTTCTTCGGAGGGgtaagattttttattttttggttttaatgcattgtttttgtttcttttgaaattataaagctatttctattttttttcataatctAAATTAATCTGGAAATGGAATTGCATACTGAAAAGCCCTTAATCTTTCAGGGAAAAGCTGAATTCTATGAATCTCCTTCTCTACATGGCTCCTATTGCTGTAGTGTTTTTGCTCCCTGCAACTCTTATCATGGAAGATAATGTTGTTGGCATTACACTGGCTCTTGCAAGGGATGATATTAAGATCGTCTGGTACCTATTGTTCAACTCATCACTGGCATATTTTGTGAATTTGACCAATTTCTTGGTCACAAAACACACCAGTGCTTTGACTTTACAGGTATGCTGTCCTTTTCTACTCGAGATCCTACACTTGCGTATGTTGCCAATAGAAAACTTGTGTTTACATTGAACAGCAATGCTTAAGAATGCAATGATTTCCTCTACCTGACTAACGGAAAGGAGTGTAATTGTTGACGGGGCCAAATAATTCCATTTGAACCATTGAACTTTCACGGATATGCACATTTTTTTAGAACTtctttctgatttttttgaaCGCAGTCCTGTTCTCTGCATATGAAATACAGTGTCTGgtgatattttgaaattattaattCTATGTGAGACATATTATCAGACAGCAAGCACTTTCAAGCGGATAATAACTGAACGTTCTTGTTGATAGGACAACTGGATTTGATATAATTAAACCATACTTATTTTTAGTGCTAAAAAGTGCGAGTTTTATGTACCTTGGCATGTTATCTAGTTAGGAAATTATTGATATAATCTCCTGAAAGGactttgatgatgatgatgagtgAAGATGTCTTTGAACTTTGAACTGTTAACTTGGTGGTCTAATTTATTTTGAGGGCTTCATGTGGAAATTAGAAATCCTTCATCATCAGCATTTTGAATTATACGCAGAGGGATCCGTTTGATTTAGTTTTCGGCATGCAATGTTTTCTTCTTGAAAGAAGTGCAAGTTCATTGTAAAAACTTGTGAAATTACCTTTACTCTTGATATGAATGTGTTTTTGAGATATATGAAATATCTTTGTGATCTTTGCAGGTTCTAGGGAATGCAAAAGGGGCTGTAGCAGTTGTTGTTTcgattttaattttcaaaaatccGGTGTCAGTAACTGGAATGATGGGTTACGCACTTACAGTCTTTGGAGTCATCCTCTACAGCGAAGCTAAGAAAAGAAGCAAATGAAGTGTGTAGTATCTGTGAAAAGATTTGAGCAAAAAGTTACACATTTTGTTAGCATTGGTGCCAGGACAGCAACAACCTTCTTCCTAGGGAGGCAGTTGAATGCTGATTATGGATTTTGGCCtctaaattcaaatatttttttttcttttttctcgtTTACATGGAACCAAGAGATAGGTTTCCATTTGTATCAGCAGCAGCAACAAGTGCAGTGCAGAATTAGCAAGAAGTAGAAAACTCAAAATAAGGGACTGATTTATCTCTATTATTCCCAGGATAGGGTTTGTAGAGGAatatctttcttttcttttttcttttttattctttcagGAAATTATTGTAGAATCGGCTCTCTACAGAATCAGTTTGTTATTGAAATTTGTCATACTGATTAATTAATGAAAACAAACCTCAATTTTTACTGCTATTTATCATCTTGTGACTTTGTGGTGTCCTGTGTTCGCTTTCTGCCCTTAAATTCTAATTTTGATATATTTAGTTCATGTGTTATTATttgtttataaaattttatctttacATAGCGTATAGTTAATCCAAaggtaaaaggaaaaaaagttcTCATGGCATTATTTTTGTGAAACAAATTGGAGTTCCAATTCAGTCCATGATTGATGATTTAATTTAGCTGGGAGTAGGAGGAATAGCAGcttaaaaacttatttacaataaaTACATACATATAAGAAGAGGTTGCACCTAATGAAGTGTTTATATTAGACTAAAAACAAAGTtctaaatgacaaaaaaaaaaaaaaaaggaattttGATGAAATCTTAATGGAATCACAGATGATTATAAGCTGGGTTTACTCAACTTGAAGCCATAACCATTGCCAAAGCTTAGCATCTTAATAACTCTTGAACTGATAGGGGGAGGTTTGAGAACCCACTAGTTGCTGGAAAACTCCATGGAAGGTAGGAATGaaactttagtttttttttgcaaaaacaCCCATAGATCACCATAGAAAACCCCAAGTACCCCTTTCAGTGACTGTCTTGAAGATAATAAGTTAATAACACTATGCATGGGCAGCAATATCATGGACTGTGTTTCCCCTTAATGATGTATTCAGATTTGTCAAATTTGGATCATCCTTGTGCTTGTCCCAGCTTGTTTCAAATTGCAGGCCATTGCATCTTGGAATTACAGCAAAAAAGTTCAATTAAAACCAAGTAACCTCAACTCTATTTTGTATAaacatttgaaaaaaatatgCTTACTGTTGAAGAAGGACCAGTATCTCAAGAATATTAGTCCTAATTCCTTCTCGATCCATCTTAAATGCTCCTTCCTTATATACTTGTACTAGTTCTTCTACcaatctgaaaaaaaaaaacaagtaaaaattgAAATGAAAGGC includes:
- the LOC136227522 gene encoding probable sugar phosphate/phosphate translocator At3g11320, with the protein product MKSTSRFFTIGLVASWYSSNIGVLLLNKYLLSNYGFKYPIFLTMCHMTACSLLSYIAIAWMKMVPMQTIRSRVQFFKITALSLVFCVSVVFGNISLRFLPVSFNQAIGATTPFFTAVFAYLMTLRREAWLTYVTLVPVVTGVVIASGGEPSFHLFGFIMCIAATAARALKSVLQGILLSSEGEKLNSMNLLLYMAPIAVVFLLPATLIMEDNVVGITLALARDDIKIVWYLLFNSSLAYFVNLTNFLVTKHTSALTLQVLGNAKGAVAVVVSILIFKNPVSVTGMMGYALTVFGVILYSEAKKRSK